Proteins from one Nitrobacteraceae bacterium AZCC 2146 genomic window:
- a CDS encoding adenosylcobinamide-phosphate synthase (product_source=KO:K02227; cog=COG1270; ko=KO:K02227; pfam=PF03186; superfamily=53901; tigrfam=TIGR00380; transmembrane_helix_parts=Inside_1_60,TMhelix_61_80,Outside_81_161,TMhelix_162_184,Inside_185_213,TMhelix_214_236,Outside_237_299,TMhelix_300_322,Inside_323_323): MQIADDMMLVVVAAIVFDAVIGDPDFIWRRVPHPVVWIGNAIGFLERTLNRTDWSPQQRKIAGVGTVILLVAGAVIIGLLLEKILRQSWSGIAAEGLLASALLAQRSLYQHVARVRVAFAEGGLVAARKAVAMIVGRDPEQLDEAAVSRAAIESTAENFSDGIVAPIFWLALLGLPGLIAYKAINTADSMIGHRSQRYESFGWAAARLDDLVNLIPARISGLLIALVAPIVHGSMATSFNVMLRDAPKHRSPNAGWPESAMAGALGIALAGPRRYAEGEVNDPFLNADARKDATPNDIGHALDLFVAACLLQAAVYAALALVL; this comes from the coding sequence GTGCAGATAGCCGACGACATGATGTTAGTTGTCGTCGCGGCGATTGTTTTCGATGCGGTGATCGGCGATCCCGATTTTATCTGGCGGCGCGTGCCGCATCCGGTGGTGTGGATCGGCAATGCTATCGGATTCCTGGAGCGGACGCTCAATCGCACGGACTGGTCGCCCCAACAGCGGAAAATCGCTGGGGTTGGCACCGTGATTTTACTAGTTGCCGGCGCCGTAATCATTGGCTTATTGCTTGAGAAAATCTTGCGGCAAAGCTGGTCCGGAATTGCGGCAGAGGGCCTCCTGGCTTCCGCGCTGCTCGCGCAGCGCAGCCTGTACCAGCACGTCGCCCGTGTCCGCGTCGCCTTCGCCGAGGGCGGCCTTGTTGCCGCGCGGAAGGCTGTGGCGATGATCGTCGGGCGCGATCCGGAGCAACTCGATGAAGCAGCTGTGTCGCGCGCGGCGATCGAATCGACAGCCGAGAATTTTTCCGACGGCATCGTCGCGCCCATCTTCTGGCTGGCGCTGCTCGGCCTGCCCGGCCTGATCGCCTACAAGGCCATCAACACCGCCGATTCGATGATCGGACATCGCTCTCAGCGCTATGAATCCTTCGGCTGGGCGGCGGCGCGGCTCGACGATCTCGTCAATCTCATTCCGGCGCGAATATCCGGCCTGCTGATCGCGCTCGTCGCGCCGATCGTCCATGGATCGATGGCGACGTCATTCAACGTCATGCTGCGCGATGCGCCAAAGCATCGCTCGCCGAACGCCGGTTGGCCGGAAAGCGCCATGGCCGGCGCCCTGGGCATCGCGCTGGCCGGGCCGCGGCGCTATGCCGAAGGCGAAGTGAACGATCCCTTCCTCAACGCCGACGCGCGCAAGGACGCGACGCCGAACGATATCGGCCACGCGCTCGATCTGTTCGTGGCGGCCTGTCTGCTGCAGGCGGCGGTCTATGCCGCGCTGGCGCTGGTGCTCTGA
- a CDS encoding cobaltochelatase CobN (product_source=KO:K02230; cog=COG1429; ko=KO:K02230; pfam=PF02514; tigrfam=TIGR02257) — MHLKLDPTGNIDDGDVARDLGQDTADIVVLSAADSDLSAFNAAHAMLPNDFPSVRLTNLLALGHPASVDLYVERTLRDAKIVVLRMLGGESYWPHGVESLRSDALRRGTLFACIPGELHWDLGLAKRGTLNSEDTHSLWCYCTEGGVDNAQLALRFAAHLIGHGDMPPAARPMPSAGFWPSEPASDDRPNAIVIFYRALVAGGDTAAIEALRVALGARGLNAVCLYVTSLKDERSAAFLRAALAAHPPDIIINATAFATATAHDDAGVLAASGCPILQVAQAGISRANWESSTRGLTPRDLAMHVVLPEVDGRIFANAIAFKERDDSDTGFAPTTLRPVADRIDATADLARAWVRLRRTQIPNRRVALILANYPNRDGRLANGVGLDTPQSLIDVLGAMRSAGYATDNAPDDAAIMMQLLQDGPTNALAGRTDRSGGASWPLTDYRAAFATLPVNVQRAIENRWGQPEQDPHVADGAFRLGLHRFGNIVVGVQPARGYNIDPKSTYHDPDLVPPHHYLAFYLWIRRTFDTHAIVHLGKHGNLEWLPGKSAGLSADCLPDAVLGPLPHLYPFIVNDPGEGIQAKRRASAVIIDHLTPPMTRAELHDDLARLENLVDEYALATDLDPKRAALIAEDILSMARAQQLDADVNVNRDTPTNEALRALDAHLCDLKEMQIRDGLHVFGRIPADAQRNDLLVSIARLPRSETKPQDASLHRALAADLGLGAFDPLTRDLADEFLGSRPAILAEISADAWRTTGDTVERIEMLALQLVSGERSCNPAWTRTTEVLGWIDAKLRPAIDACGDAEMAAFLRGLDGHFIRPGPSGAPTRGRPDVLPTGRNFFAVDVRAVPTPSAWRIGQLAAERLVEGYWQEAGEWPRAIALSAWGTSNMRTGGDDVAQALALIGARPLWEETSGRVTGFAITPLSELKRPRVDVTFRVSGLFRDAFPTQMDIIGSAVGAIALLDESDEANPIAANVRAKALVLEAGGMNCEIARRQAARRVFGSKPGAYGAGLQALMDEGGWDKRADIADVYLDWGGYAYGSGVDGEDARSDFAERLAGIDLVAQTQDNREHDILDSDDYYQFIGGLAATVQTLRGSAPRIAHIDTSRPEAPLSRPLSHEISRVVRGRAANPKWIAGVMRHGYKGAFEIAATVDYLFGFAASTDAVSNHHFDQLFASYLEDEHVRDFMQTANPAALRETAARFAEAIRRGLWTPRSNRAADLIAELLPTAHREIA; from the coding sequence ATGCACCTGAAGCTCGATCCCACCGGCAATATTGACGACGGCGACGTCGCCCGCGATCTCGGGCAGGACACCGCCGATATCGTCGTGCTGTCGGCGGCAGACAGCGATCTCTCTGCGTTCAACGCAGCGCATGCGATGCTGCCGAACGATTTCCCGAGCGTGCGGCTGACCAACCTGCTGGCGCTCGGCCATCCCGCCTCGGTGGATCTCTATGTCGAGCGCACGCTGCGTGACGCCAAGATCGTCGTGCTGCGCATGCTCGGCGGCGAGAGCTACTGGCCGCATGGCGTCGAGAGCCTGCGCAGCGATGCGCTGCGCCGCGGCACGCTGTTCGCCTGTATTCCCGGCGAGTTGCACTGGGACCTCGGTCTCGCCAAGCGCGGTACATTGAATAGCGAGGATACTCACTCATTGTGGTGCTACTGCACCGAGGGCGGCGTCGATAACGCGCAACTGGCGCTTCGCTTCGCCGCGCATCTGATCGGCCACGGCGACATGCCGCCTGCGGCTCGGCCGATGCCGTCGGCCGGGTTCTGGCCGAGCGAACCCGCGAGTGACGATCGCCCAAATGCCATCGTGATTTTCTACCGCGCGCTGGTTGCCGGCGGCGATACAGCGGCGATCGAGGCGCTGCGCGTGGCGCTGGGAGCGCGCGGCCTCAACGCAGTCTGCCTCTATGTGACCAGTTTGAAGGACGAACGTTCTGCTGCATTTCTGCGCGCGGCACTAGCGGCGCATCCGCCCGATATCATCATCAACGCCACCGCTTTTGCGACAGCCACCGCCCATGACGATGCCGGCGTGCTGGCGGCGTCGGGATGTCCGATCCTGCAGGTGGCACAGGCCGGCATTTCGCGGGCCAACTGGGAGTCCTCGACCCGCGGCCTGACGCCGCGTGATCTCGCGATGCATGTGGTGTTGCCGGAGGTCGATGGCCGAATCTTCGCCAACGCCATCGCCTTCAAGGAGCGCGACGACAGCGACACCGGTTTTGCGCCGACCACGTTGCGGCCGGTAGCAGATCGCATCGATGCCACCGCCGATCTGGCGCGCGCCTGGGTGCGCTTGCGCCGAACGCAAATCCCGAACCGCCGCGTCGCGCTGATCCTCGCTAACTATCCGAATCGCGATGGCCGCCTCGCCAATGGCGTCGGCTTGGATACGCCGCAAAGCCTGATCGATGTGCTTGGCGCGATGCGCAGCGCCGGCTACGCCACCGACAATGCGCCCGATGATGCCGCCATCATGATGCAACTGCTGCAGGACGGCCCAACCAACGCGCTGGCTGGACGCACCGATCGCAGCGGCGGCGCGTCGTGGCCGCTCACCGACTATCGCGCTGCTTTCGCGACGCTACCGGTCAATGTGCAGCGCGCGATCGAGAATCGCTGGGGCCAGCCGGAGCAGGATCCGCATGTCGCCGATGGCGCGTTTCGCCTTGGCCTGCATCGCTTCGGCAACATCGTGGTCGGCGTGCAGCCGGCGCGAGGCTACAACATCGATCCAAAGAGCACCTATCACGATCCCGATCTGGTGCCGCCGCATCATTACCTCGCGTTCTATCTCTGGATCAGGCGCACCTTCGATACCCACGCCATCGTCCATCTCGGCAAGCACGGCAATCTCGAATGGCTGCCGGGCAAAAGCGCAGGCCTGTCCGCGGACTGTCTGCCCGATGCGGTGCTGGGGCCGCTGCCGCATCTCTATCCCTTCATCGTCAATGACCCCGGCGAGGGCATCCAGGCCAAGCGCCGCGCGTCAGCCGTGATCATCGATCACCTGACGCCACCGATGACCCGCGCCGAACTGCATGACGATCTGGCCCGGCTGGAAAACCTGGTGGACGAATACGCTCTCGCCACCGATCTCGACCCGAAACGCGCCGCACTGATTGCCGAAGACATTCTGTCGATGGCGCGGGCGCAGCAGCTCGATGCCGACGTTAACGTCAACAGGGACACGCCGACCAACGAGGCGCTGCGCGCGCTCGATGCGCATCTCTGCGATCTCAAGGAAATGCAGATCCGTGACGGCCTGCATGTGTTCGGCCGCATACCGGCAGACGCCCAGCGCAACGACCTGCTGGTCTCGATCGCGCGGTTGCCACGCTCGGAGACGAAGCCGCAGGATGCTTCGCTACATCGCGCACTGGCAGCCGATCTCGGCCTCGGTGCGTTCGATCCGCTGACCCGTGATCTCGCCGATGAATTTCTGGGGTCTCGCCCGGCGATTCTTGCGGAGATCAGCGCGGACGCGTGGCGTACGACCGGCGATACGGTCGAACGCATCGAGATGCTGGCGCTTCAGCTCGTCTCCGGCGAGCGGTCTTGCAACCCCGCATGGACGCGCACGACCGAGGTGCTCGGTTGGATCGATGCAAAACTCCGCCCCGCCATCGACGCTTGCGGCGATGCCGAAATGGCTGCGTTCCTGCGCGGTCTCGACGGCCATTTCATCCGGCCCGGACCGTCCGGTGCGCCGACGCGCGGCCGACCGGACGTGCTGCCGACCGGGCGCAATTTCTTCGCCGTGGATGTCCGCGCGGTGCCGACGCCGTCGGCGTGGCGGATCGGGCAACTTGCCGCTGAGCGCCTTGTCGAAGGCTACTGGCAGGAGGCCGGCGAATGGCCGCGCGCCATCGCGCTATCGGCCTGGGGCACCTCGAACATGCGCACCGGCGGCGACGATGTCGCGCAGGCACTGGCGCTGATCGGCGCCCGTCCGCTGTGGGAAGAAACCTCCGGTCGCGTCACCGGCTTTGCCATCACGCCGCTGTCCGAACTAAAGCGTCCGCGCGTCGATGTGACGTTTCGCGTCTCCGGCCTGTTTCGCGATGCGTTCCCCACCCAGATGGACATCATCGGCTCAGCCGTCGGCGCCATCGCTCTGCTGGATGAGTCCGATGAAGCCAATCCGATTGCCGCCAATGTCCGCGCCAAGGCGCTGGTGCTGGAAGCCGGCGGCATGAACTGCGAGATCGCGCGGCGGCAGGCGGCGCGCCGCGTGTTCGGCTCAAAACCCGGCGCCTATGGCGCGGGGCTGCAGGCGTTGATGGACGAGGGCGGCTGGGACAAGCGCGCGGATATCGCCGACGTCTATCTCGACTGGGGCGGTTATGCGTATGGTAGCGGCGTCGATGGCGAGGACGCGCGCAGCGATTTCGCCGAGCGGCTTGCAGGCATTGATCTTGTGGCGCAGACGCAAGACAACCGCGAACACGACATTCTGGATTCCGACGACTACTATCAATTCATCGGCGGCCTCGCCGCGACGGTGCAGACCCTGCGCGGCTCCGCGCCCCGCATCGCGCATATCGACACCTCACGGCCGGAAGCGCCGCTGTCGCGGCCGCTGAGCCATGAAATCTCCCGGGTAGTGCGCGGCCGCGCCGCCAATCCGAAATGGATCGCCGGCGTGATGCGCCATGGCTACAAGGGCGCGTTCGAGATCGCCGCCACTGTGGATTACCTGTTCGGCTTTGCTGCCTCGACCGACGCGGTGTCCAATCACCATTTCGATCAATTGTTCGCTTCCTATCTGGAGGACGAGCACGTACGTGATTTCATGCAAACCGCCAATCCGGCCGCGCTGCGCGAGACCGCCGCGCGCTTTGCCGAAGCGATCCGCAGGGGCTTGTGGACGCCACGCTCGAATCGCGCTGCTGATCTGATCGCCGAACTTTTGCCGACTGCACACAGGGAAATCGCATGA
- a CDS encoding cobalamin biosynthetic protein CobC (product_source=KO:K02225; cath_funfam=3.40.640.10; cog=COG0079; ko=KO:K02225; pfam=PF00155; superfamily=53383; tigrfam=TIGR01140), producing MKHGGDLTEAMTRYGGAPEAWLDLSTGINPWPWPISAELPDLVWQRLPVRADEAALLAAARSAYRVPDRTDIVAAAGTQTLIQWLPHLASPGPVAIVGPTYNEHAPAWRNAGHDVITITDLSELPELAVHAVIVNPNNPDGRIADHATLADIAATLQHRGGWLVIDEAFADLDPAISAVALCEDLPVVILRSFGKFYGLAGLRLGFAIGAPDIAQRVATALGPWACSGPALHIGAAALRDQAWADRARDALIQQANRLDNVLIETGFEIGGGTSLFRLARHCDALKLHAVLARKHIWCRSFDFADDLLRFGLPPDEAALDRLAAALTLG from the coding sequence ATGAAGCATGGCGGCGATCTCACCGAAGCAATGACGCGTTACGGCGGCGCGCCGGAGGCGTGGCTTGACCTCTCGACCGGGATTAATCCGTGGCCGTGGCCGATTTCTGCTGAATTGCCCGACCTTGTCTGGCAGCGACTGCCGGTGCGCGCGGACGAAGCAGCGCTGCTCGCCGCTGCGCGAAGCGCCTATCGTGTGCCGGATCGCACCGACATCGTCGCCGCTGCCGGCACACAGACGCTGATCCAGTGGCTGCCCCATCTTGCTTCGCCCGGACCTGTTGCCATCGTCGGCCCGACCTATAACGAACACGCGCCGGCCTGGCGCAATGCCGGCCACGACGTTATCACGATCACGGATCTCAGCGAATTGCCCGAACTCGCCGTTCATGCCGTGATCGTCAACCCCAACAACCCCGATGGCCGCATCGCCGACCACGCCACGCTCGCTGATATCGCGGCGACGCTGCAACATCGCGGCGGCTGGCTTGTGATCGACGAGGCCTTTGCCGATCTCGATCCGGCGATCAGCGCCGTTGCGTTGTGCGAGGACCTGCCCGTCGTCATCCTGCGCTCGTTCGGCAAATTCTATGGCCTTGCCGGATTGCGGCTCGGTTTCGCGATTGGAGCACCGGATATCGCGCAGCGCGTCGCAACCGCGCTCGGTCCATGGGCTTGCTCCGGCCCCGCGCTTCACATTGGCGCCGCGGCGCTGCGCGATCAGGCCTGGGCGGACCGCGCACGCGATGCGCTGATACAGCAGGCGAACAGGCTCGACAATGTCCTGATAGAAACCGGTTTTGAGATTGGCGGCGGCACGTCCCTGTTCAGGCTGGCGCGCCATTGCGATGCATTGAAGCTGCACGCCGTTCTGGCGCGAAAGCATATCTGGTGCCGCAGCTTCGATTTCGCCGACGATCTTCTGCGTTTCGGCCTGCCGCCGGACGAGGCCGCGCTGGATCGATTGGCTGCCGCGCTGACGCTGGGCTAA
- a CDS encoding iron complex transport system substrate-binding protein (product_source=KO:K02016; cath_funfam=3.40.50.1980; cog=COG0614; ko=KO:K02016; pfam=PF01497; superfamily=53807), with protein MLHVSFMPSSASKREGVRRLLAALAMTLGIGTANAGYAAEPPRIASINLCTDQLLMTLADPAQILGLSPYARDATRSWDAAKAAQFPLLSGEAEDVLVLQPDIVVSGRYTKRATRELLKDKGLRVAEFDVPRSMEDVKKQIRRMGDLVQHPDRAEAEVVRLEAAIARTREVAARKRYRVLALSRRGWVSGSDSLTGALLATVGLDSAARDLGLKLGGYASLEAIVSLKPDFLLLSEGSNFAEDEGRAFLLHPALQRFYPASKRLVIPEKLINCGGPMLSEALDRLASELERVER; from the coding sequence ATGCTTCATGTCAGCTTCATGCCATCATCCGCGTCAAAGCGCGAGGGGGTGCGGCGCCTGTTGGCAGCGCTGGCGATGACGCTCGGCATCGGAACGGCCAATGCAGGGTACGCCGCCGAGCCACCGCGCATCGCCTCGATCAACCTGTGCACCGATCAATTGCTGATGACGCTGGCCGATCCCGCGCAGATTCTGGGCCTCAGCCCCTATGCCCGCGATGCCACCCGCTCTTGGGATGCCGCAAAGGCCGCGCAATTTCCGCTGCTGTCTGGCGAGGCCGAGGATGTGCTGGTGCTGCAGCCGGACATCGTCGTATCCGGCCGCTACACCAAGCGCGCGACGCGCGAATTGCTCAAGGACAAAGGGCTGCGCGTTGCCGAGTTCGACGTGCCGCGTTCGATGGAGGATGTCAAAAAACAGATTCGGCGAATGGGCGATCTGGTGCAGCATCCCGATCGCGCCGAAGCGGAAGTCGTGCGGCTGGAAGCGGCCATTGCCCGCACACGGGAAGTCGCCGCGCGAAAACGCTATCGCGTGCTGGCATTGTCGCGGCGTGGCTGGGTTTCGGGCAGCGACAGCCTCACCGGCGCATTGCTGGCGACTGTCGGACTTGACAGTGCCGCGCGTGATCTCGGCCTCAAGCTCGGTGGCTACGCATCGCTGGAAGCCATCGTCAGCCTGAAGCCTGATTTCCTGCTGCTCTCCGAAGGCAGCAATTTTGCCGAGGACGAAGGCCGCGCCTTTCTGCTGCATCCAGCGTTGCAGCGCTTCTATCCCGCATCGAAACGCCTCGTGATTCCGGAAAAGCTGATCAATTGCGGCGGGCCGATGCTGTCGGAAGCGCTGGACAGGCTGGCCTCGGAACTCGAGCGTGTGGAGCGCTGA
- a CDS encoding cobalamin biosynthesis protein CobW (product_source=KO:K02234; cath_funfam=3.30.1220.10,3.40.50.300; cog=COG0523; ko=KO:K02234; pfam=PF02492,PF07683; smart=SM00833; superfamily=52540,90002; tigrfam=TIGR02475), translating to MSRVPVTVLTGFLGAGKTTLLRSLLTQADGRRIAVIVNEFGDAGFDGGLVEECAAKACAPGDIIELTNGCICCTVADDFIPTMDKLLSREYPLDAIVIETSGLALPQPLLKAFAWPAVKTRATVDGVVTVVDALALSEGRVTLDEDAVAAQRAADDALDHDDPIEEVFEDQLACADLVVLSKSDLVSPEKLAEIEAKLKAVLRPGVNIVRSKGELTPAVLIGLNSAAEDDMAARAGHHGEEEEHDHDDFDSIVVTPSAAISVDAMRARVSDALGLDGVLRVKGHARITDKPAPIVVQAVGGRVELAFARPDVKQAEHLVVIGLKGFDGDAVRRALAG from the coding sequence ATGTCTCGTGTCCCCGTCACCGTGCTCACCGGCTTTCTCGGCGCCGGCAAGACCACGCTGCTGCGCTCGCTACTGACCCAGGCCGATGGCCGCCGCATCGCCGTCATCGTCAATGAATTCGGCGATGCCGGCTTCGACGGCGGTCTGGTCGAAGAATGCGCGGCCAAGGCCTGCGCGCCCGGCGATATCATCGAACTCACCAATGGCTGCATCTGCTGCACAGTCGCCGATGATTTCATCCCGACCATGGACAAGCTGTTGTCGCGCGAATACCCGCTCGACGCCATCGTGATTGAAACGTCGGGATTGGCGTTGCCGCAGCCGTTGCTGAAGGCCTTCGCCTGGCCCGCAGTGAAGACGCGTGCCACCGTCGATGGCGTCGTCACCGTGGTCGATGCGCTGGCGCTGTCGGAAGGCCGGGTCACGCTGGACGAGGACGCCGTCGCCGCCCAACGCGCCGCGGATGATGCACTTGATCATGACGATCCGATTGAGGAAGTGTTCGAGGATCAGCTGGCCTGCGCCGATCTCGTGGTACTGTCGAAAAGCGATCTGGTGTCGCCGGAGAAGCTCGCCGAGATCGAGGCGAAGCTGAAGGCTGTGCTGCGTCCCGGCGTCAACATCGTGCGCTCGAAGGGCGAACTGACGCCCGCAGTGTTGATCGGTCTCAATTCTGCCGCCGAGGATGACATGGCCGCGCGCGCCGGCCACCACGGCGAGGAGGAAGAGCACGACCATGATGATTTCGACAGCATCGTGGTGACGCCGTCCGCCGCGATCAGCGTCGATGCGATGCGTGCCAGGGTCAGCGACGCGTTGGGCCTCGACGGCGTGCTGCGCGTCAAGGGCCACGCCCGCATCACCGACAAACCCGCGCCGATCGTGGTGCAGGCCGTCGGCGGCCGTGTCGAGCTGGCCTTTGCGCGTCCGGACGTGAAGCAGGCCGAGCATCTGGTGGTGATCGGCTTGAAGGGATTTGACGGCGACGCGGTGCGAAGGGCGTTGGCGGGGTAG
- a CDS encoding adenosylcobyric acid synthase (product_source=KO:K02232; cath_funfam=3.40.50.300,3.40.50.880; cog=COG1492; ko=KO:K02232; pfam=PF01656,PF07685; smart=SM00382; superfamily=52317,52540; tigrfam=TIGR00313), with translation MITPTPALMIQATGSNAGKSTLVAGLARALVRRGLKVAPFKPQNMSNNAAVAVDGGEIGRAQAVQARAARMAPSVHMNPVLLKPETDTGAQIIVQGQRWGTLRAKNYLEKKAALLPAVLESFAHLARDADIVLVEGAGSPAEINLRAGDIANMGFAAAANVPVVLAGDIDRGGVIASLAGTHLVLEPDERARIHGFIINKFRGDPSLFDQGLTAITRLTGWPSLGVVPWLPLAAWLPAEDAVGLDRIHASSATRIIAVPVLARIANFDDFDPLGMEPGVKLVFVRPGEPIPGNADVVILPGSKSTIGDLAYLRAQGWDIDIKAHVRRGGHVLGLCGGYQMLGNTITDPDGVDGSAGTVDGLGLLDIATVMSPDKSTTLITGTHCATGAAIEGYEIHLGRSEGADCIRPLLMIGGRADGAASPDGRVQGTYVHGLFTGDAFRKAWLAYLGIGSTLAYEARIESALDALADHFEKNLDIEQILKIARSRQSTSASAA, from the coding sequence ATGATCACACCCACCCCCGCACTGATGATCCAGGCCACCGGCTCCAATGCCGGCAAGTCGACCTTGGTGGCCGGACTCGCGCGGGCGCTGGTGCGGCGCGGGTTGAAGGTGGCGCCGTTCAAGCCGCAGAACATGTCGAACAATGCCGCCGTCGCGGTCGACGGCGGCGAGATCGGCCGCGCCCAGGCGGTGCAAGCGCGTGCGGCAAGGATGGCGCCCAGCGTGCACATGAACCCGGTGCTGTTGAAGCCGGAGACCGACACCGGCGCGCAGATCATCGTGCAAGGCCAACGCTGGGGCACGCTGCGAGCGAAAAATTATCTGGAGAAGAAGGCGGCGCTGCTGCCCGCCGTGCTGGAGAGCTTTGCGCATCTCGCCCGCGATGCCGACATTGTCCTCGTCGAAGGCGCCGGCAGCCCGGCGGAGATCAATCTGCGCGCTGGCGACATCGCCAATATGGGCTTCGCTGCCGCTGCCAATGTGCCTGTCGTGCTCGCCGGTGACATCGATCGCGGCGGCGTCATCGCCAGCCTCGCCGGCACCCATCTCGTGCTGGAGCCGGACGAGCGCGCGCGGATCCATGGCTTCATCATCAACAAGTTTCGCGGCGATCCCAGTCTGTTCGACCAGGGCCTGACGGCGATCACGCGTCTCACTGGCTGGCCGTCGCTCGGCGTGGTGCCATGGCTGCCGCTGGCGGCCTGGCTGCCGGCGGAAGATGCCGTTGGTCTCGATCGTATCCACGCATCATCCGCGACGCGCATCATCGCCGTGCCCGTGTTGGCACGCATCGCCAATTTCGACGACTTCGATCCGCTTGGCATGGAGCCCGGCGTGAAGCTGGTGTTCGTGCGGCCGGGTGAACCGATCCCGGGCAATGCCGACGTGGTCATTCTGCCTGGCAGCAAATCCACCATCGGCGACCTCGCTTATCTGCGTGCGCAGGGCTGGGACATCGACATCAAGGCCCATGTCCGACGCGGTGGCCATGTGCTGGGCTTGTGTGGCGGCTATCAGATGCTCGGCAACACCATCACCGATCCCGATGGCGTTGATGGGTCAGCGGGGACGGTCGATGGCCTCGGCCTGCTCGATATCGCCACCGTCATGAGTCCGGATAAATCCACCACGCTGATCACAGGCACGCATTGCGCCACGGGCGCGGCGATCGAGGGCTATGAGATCCATCTCGGCCGCAGCGAAGGCGCCGACTGCATCAGGCCGTTGTTGATGATCGGCGGCCGTGCCGATGGCGCAGCGTCGCCCGATGGCCGCGTGCAGGGCACCTATGTGCATGGGCTGTTCACCGGCGACGCCTTTCGCAAGGCCTGGCTCGCTTATCTCGGCATCGGGTCAACGCTGGCCTATGAGGCGCGGATCGAATCCGCGCTCGACGCGCTGGCCGATCATTTCGAGAAAAACCTCGATATCGAGCAGATCCTCAAAATCGCCCGCAGCCGTCAGAGCACCAGCGCCAGCGCGGCATAG
- a CDS encoding cob(I)alamin adenosyltransferase (product_source=KO:K19221; cath_funfam=3.40.50.300; cog=COG2109; ko=KO:K19221; pfam=PF02572; superfamily=52540; tigrfam=TIGR00708) → MTGISHDEEAENARHKAKAQKHKAARDKIMATKTGEKGLLIVNTGTGKGKTSAALGMVFRHIGHGYPVGIVQFTKSPEWDTGEARLLKTFPDLVTLHIMGEGFTWLTQDRERDIAAATAGWERAKEMIRDDRHRMVLLDELNIVLRYDYLPLEDVLKFLRDEKPADKHVVITGRNAKPELIEMADLVTEMTLIKHPFRAGVKGQKGIEF, encoded by the coding sequence ATGACCGGAATCTCACACGACGAAGAGGCCGAGAACGCCCGCCACAAGGCCAAGGCGCAGAAGCATAAGGCGGCGCGCGACAAGATCATGGCGACCAAGACTGGCGAGAAAGGTCTGCTGATCGTCAACACGGGCACTGGCAAGGGCAAGACGTCGGCGGCGCTCGGCATGGTGTTTCGCCACATCGGCCATGGCTACCCGGTCGGCATCGTGCAGTTCACCAAGTCGCCCGAATGGGACACCGGCGAAGCGCGCCTCCTGAAGACATTTCCCGATCTGGTGACACTGCACATCATGGGCGAGGGTTTTACATGGCTTACCCAGGATCGCGAACGCGACATCGCCGCGGCCACCGCCGGCTGGGAACGCGCCAAGGAGATGATCCGCGATGATCGTCACCGCATGGTGCTGCTCGACGAGCTCAATATCGTGCTGCGCTACGACTATCTGCCGCTGGAGGATGTGCTGAAATTCCTGCGCGACGAGAAGCCGGCCGACAAGCATGTCGTCATCACCGGCCGCAATGCCAAGCCGGAGTTGATCGAGATGGCCGACCTGGTCACCGAGATGACGCTGATCAAGCATCCGTTCCGCGCCGGCGTGAAGGGCCAGAAGGGCATCGAGTTCTAG